A genomic region of Phragmites australis chromosome 2, lpPhrAust1.1, whole genome shotgun sequence contains the following coding sequences:
- the LOC133899514 gene encoding E3 ubiquitin-protein ligase SIRP1-like: MAEQAAVAGRYWCHMCAVAVSPAEGEVEIKCPHCHSGFLEEMETARSAAAPDDGDGGEPYVYPGAERPSSIWAHAVLNTVDSSVRRRRYRRQPEAGDIQDWEEHEFTRRRRRVTAFLRLLHELRERQLQRLESAAGLDGDQLTPFGRSLFIGGGAGEQGVALGDYLGPGLDALVQQLAEGDAGRHGTPPATKEAIEAMPTVEVDGGYGVDAASCPVCLEDYAAGQRAREMPCRHRFHGKCIVPWLEMHSSCPVCRFQLPADDDNKSSCGSGGGGYVSVNGDHDGNDNGSAGDRADRAGNAEPERNAGAQAEENSRRLPASIQWLNSLFSSSAPASGGSSSSSQHWED, from the coding sequence ATGGCGGAGCAGGCGGCGGTCGCCGGGAGGTACTGGTGCCACATGTGCGCCGTGGCGGTGAGCCCCGCGGAGGGCGAGGTGGAGATCAAGTGCCCGCACTGCCACAGTGGCTTCCTCGAGGAGATGGAGACCGCCCGCAGCGCCGCAGCGcccgacgacggcgacggcggggagccTTACGTGTATCCCGGCGCCGAGCGGCCGAGCTCCATCTGGGCGCACGCCGTCCTCAACACGGTCGACAGctccgtccgccgccgccgctaccgGAGGCAACCGGAGGCCGGCGACATCCAGGACTGGGAGGAGCACGAGTTCACGAGGCGCCGGCGGCGCGTCACCGCGTTCCTGCGGCTCCTGCACGAGCTCCGTGAGCGCCAGCTCCAGCGCCTGGAGTCCGCCGCCGGGCTCGACGGCGATCAACTGACCCCTTTTGGCCGGAGCCTCTtcatcggcggcggcgccggcgagcagGGCGTTGCGCTGGGCGACTACCTCGGCCCGGGCCTGGACGCCCTGGTGCAGCAGCTGGCCGAGGGCGACGCGGGGCGGCACGGTACGCCGCCGGCCACGAAGGAGGCCATCGAGGCGATGCCGACTGTGGAGGTTGACGGCGGCTACGGCGTCGACGCGGCCAGCTGCCCGGTCTGCCTGGAGGACTACGCGGCCGGCCAGCGCGCCCGGGAGATGCCCTGCAGGCACAGGTTCCACGGCAAGTGCATCGTGCCGTGGCTCGAGATGCACAGCTCCTGCCCCGTATGCCGATTCCAGCTGCCGGCCGACGACGACAACAAGAGCTCATGCGGCAGTGGTGGCGGTGGCTATGTCAGTGTCAATGGTGATCACGATGGCAATGACAATGGCAGTGCGGGTGACAGGGCAGACAGAGCGGGCAATGCCGAGCCGGAGCGCAACGCTGGTGCACAGGCCGAAGAGAACAGTAGGCGGTTGCCAGCGTCGATACAGTGGCTCAACAGCTTGTTCTCCTCATCGGCTCCGGCAtccggcggcagcagcagcagctcgcaGCATTGGGAGGACTGA
- the LOC133899505 gene encoding histidine biosynthesis bifunctional protein hisIE, chloroplastic-like: protein MAAAPAAATTRAPASSSSSFSATRVFVCCSRLGPPNLRAAIAAPPGWRLRKPFPVVSVAASPARSPLGSVSVDPMVDTLLDSVKWDSKGLAVAIAQNVDTGAILMQGFANREALAKTISTRKATFFSRSRSSLWTKGETSMNFINVHDIFLDCDCDSIIYLGKPDGPTCHTGAETCYYTSVYDALQGSKPNQDRQVTTTLYSLEDTISRRQEETVTEGSGKPSWTKKLLLDNQLLCSKIHEEAGELIQTLLENEDKSRTASEMADLLYHAMVLLRVKDVKMEEVLEVLRKRFPQSGIEEKAGRNKS from the exons atggcggcggctccggcggcCGCTACTACTCGCGCCcccgcctcttcctcctcgtccttcTCAGCGACCCGCGTCTTCGTCTGCTGCTCCCGGCTTGGCCCTCCCAACCTTCGCGCAGCCATCGCGGCGCCCCCGGGGTGGCGGCTCAGGAAGCCGTTCCCGGTGGTCTCCGTCGCGGCGAGCCCCGCGCGGTCGCCGCTAGGATCTGTCTCCGTAGACCCCatg GTTGACACATTACTAGACAGTGTGAAGTGGGACAGCAAAGGGTTGGCTGTTGCTATTGCGCAAAATGTGGATACTGGAGCCATTCTTATGCAGGGTTTTGCTAACAGAGAAGCCCTTGCAAAAACTATATCAACCAGGAAAGCTACATTCTTTAGCCGCTCACGGTCTTCCTTGTGGACGAAAGGAGAGACGTCCATGAACTTcatcaatgtgcatgacatttTCCTGGACTGTGACTGTGATTCT ATAATATACCTAGGAAAGCCAGATGGACCTACCTGCCATACAGGAGCAGAAACATGCTATTATACTTCAGTTTATGATGCTCTACAAGGTTCGAAG CCCAATCAAGATAGGCAGGTTACCACAACTCTATACTCGCTTGAAGATACAATTAGTAGACGGCAGGAGGAGACAGTTACTGAAGGAAGTGGCAAGCCATCATGGACGAAAAAACTACTGCTTGATAACCAGCTGCTTTGCTCAAAAATACA CGAAGAAGCTGGTGAACTAATTCAAACGCTGCTCGAGAACGAGGACAAATCCCGTACAGCTTCAGAGATGGCCGATCTGCTGTACCACGCAATGGTGCTGCTTAGAGTCAAGGATGTGAAGATGGAAGAAGTCCTTGAGGTCCTCAGGAAGAGGTTTCCTCAGTCTGGTATTGAGGAGAAGGCCGGCCGCAACAAATCTTAG
- the LOC133899528 gene encoding pyruvate kinase, cytosolic isozyme-like translates to MAAVAGGEPGWGEEPVGAAVMRRRPKTKIVCTLGPASRSVEMVSRLLRAGMCVARFNFSHGSHEYHQETLDNLRAAMDRTGILCAVMLDTKGPEIRTGFLKDGKPIQLKKGREITISTDYSIKGDEKMISMSYKKLAVDLKPGSVILCADGTITLTVLHCDKEQGLVCCRCENTCMLGERKNVNLPGVIVDLPTLTEKDKEDILKWGIPNKIDMIALSFVRKGSDLVEVRKVLGEHAKSIMLMSKVENQEGVANFDDILANSDAFMVARGDLGMEIPIEKIFFAQKVMIFKCNIQGKPVVTATQMLESMIKSPRPTRAEATDVANAVLDGTDCVMLSGETAAGAYPELAVQTMAKICLKAESCVDHAAVFKSIMASAPIPMSPLESLASSAVRTANSAKAALILVLTRGGTTARLVAKYRPSMPILSVVVPELKTDSFDWTCSDEGPARHSLIVRGVIPMLSAANAKAFDSEATEEALGFAIQNAKAMGLCNTGESVVALHRIGTASVIKLLTVN, encoded by the exons atggcggcggtggcgggcgGCGAGCCCGGGTGGGGTGAGGAGCCCGTGGGGGCGGCGGTGATGCGGCGGCGGCCCAAGACCAAGATCGTGTGCACGCTCGGCCCGGCGTCGCGCTCCGTGGAGATGGTCTCGCGCCTGCTGCGCGCCGGGATGTGCGTCGCGCGGTTCAACTTCTCCCACGGCTCCCACGAGTACCACCAGGAGACGCTCGACAACCTCCGCGCCGCCATGGACCGCACCGGGATCCTCTGCGCCGTCATGCTCGACACCAAG GGTCCAGAGATCCGAACTGGATTTTTAAAAGATGGGAAGCCTATTCAATTGAAAAAGGGTCGAGAGATCACAATTTCAACAGATTATAGCATTAAGGGTGATGAGAAAATGATATCAATGAGCTATAAGAAGCTAGCAGTGGATCTGAAGCCAGGAAGTGTCATATTGTGTGCTGATGGTACCATCACTCTTACTGTGCTTCACTGTGATAAAGAGCAAGGCTTGGTTTGCTGCCGTTGTGAGAACACTTGTATGCTTGGTGAGAGGAAGAATGTAAATCTTCCAGGAGTTATTGTTGATCTCCCAACACTCACTGAAAAGGACAAGGAGGATATCCTTAAATGGGGTATCCCAAATAAGATTGACATGATTGCCTTGTCGTTTGTTCGCAAGGGTTCGGATCTTGTAGAGGTCAGGAAGGTACTTGGTGAGCACGCCAAGTCCATAATGCTGATGTCAAAG GTTGAGAATCAAGAGGGAGTAGCTAACTTCGACGATATCCTGGCAAACTCTGATGCTTTTATGGTGGCAAGAGGTGATTTAGGGATGGAAATTCCTATAGAGAAGATCTTCTTTGCGCAGAAGGTGATGATTTTCAAGTGCAACATTCAGGGCAAGCCAGTTGTGACTGCAACCCAGATGTTGGAATCTATGATCAAGTCTCCTCGCCCTACGAGAGCTGAAGCAACTGATGTTGCAAACGCAGTTCTTGATGGCACCGACTGTGTCATGCTCAGTGGTGAGACAGCTGCTGGGGCTTATCCAGAGCTGGCTGTGCAAACTATGGCCAAGATCTGCTTGAAAGCAGAGTCATGCGTCGACCATGCTGCTGTTTTCAAATCAATCATGGCCTCAGCTCCAATTCCAATGAGCCCACTGGAGAGCCTTGCATCATCAGCTGTCCGCACAGCAAACTCCGCCAAAGCTGCTCTTATCTTGGTCCTGACCAGGGGAGGAACGACTGCAAGGCTTGTGGCCAAGTATAGGCCATCCATGCCGATACTGTCTGTCGTGGTTCCTGAGCTTAAGACAGACTCCTTCGACTGGACGTGCAGCGACGAGGGGCCTGCAAGGCATAGCCTTATTGTCAGGGGTGTCATCCCAATGCTGAGTGCTGCCAATGCGAAGGCCTTTGACAGTGAAGCCACTGAAGAGGCACTCGGTTTCGCCATCCAGAATGCGAAGGCGATGGGGCTCTGCAATACCGGTGAGTCCGTTGTGGCCCTGCACCGGATCGGGACTGCGTCCGTCATCAAACTCTTGACTGTGaactag